Within the Erigeron canadensis isolate Cc75 chromosome 6, C_canadensis_v1, whole genome shotgun sequence genome, the region CCCGCTGttgaatcgcgacacgaagcgaaattcaccttaaaaaaaaaaaaaaaaaaaaagtattaaccAAAGgatataatttttcattttagcGGCGAAAAAGCCCGTAACTTCGTCCGAATTGAAATTATTCAATGACCCAAGAAAAATTGGTAGTTGGCCCAATCGTCGACCTCGAAGTAAACTTTACCGGCCTCGTCTACTTTTTCcttaaaaacaagaaattacATAGTTGTATTTAATTAGATACattaaatagtgataaatttagcataaaattcatggatggcttttaatatggaatttAGAAACTTACTTTAAgcattttcctttaaaaaagaaGTAGTTGGGCTGTTTTTCTTGAGGTTGACGTTTAGGACGAACAGACATTGTAACTTTAACAACTTGCGTGCTACATACTAGAGTACTGCAGATTCgatcactatatatattaattaagagCAAATTAGCGTTAAGAAATTAAAGTAGTAGTACGTACCTCAATATACttgttatatttgattattGAGTAAACAAGTTAAGTAGCAACGTTGCTTGCATTAGAATTAAATCTGGATTCCTTATATATAACTACTAGCTAGTTTACATGCGTAGTTCttattattttagttaattCACTAGCTACGTACTCGATCGATCATGAAGAGTAGTAGTAACTATTACTGTATGCAGCAGCAGGTATCAGCATATGATCCTATAATTAGAAGTTTCACTACTTCCAAACCAAACCCACAAAACAACAACTTGTTTTTGGTTGGTTTTGGCCGCACTACTACAACTACTACTGCTAGGAGGCAAAAATTGCGGCATAACGATAATAATAACAGTAGAAAGATGATGAATAAGCAGTTAGTAGTTATAAGCCGTGGTGTTAACAACAACTCTCAAGGAGGCTACACTAGTAGTAGTACTCCTCCTCCtcctgatgaagaagaagaagaagaatgtagTATGTTATTGATGGGTGGTGTTCCTTACAAACAAATTAGTAAGTGCTTCTTCAATCTGATCCTAATTCATTCATcacgtattatatatattcctCGATCATTCTGCACTAGCACCTGCAGCTAGCCCACTACGGAAAATCATAAATCCTCCTGAACAAATAGTATAGTCTACTAATCCTCCTAAAACATTAAGaatgtgacatgtggtatccactaattcccTTTCCTAATCTGATCGTCATACAGTAGCTGATCATGATCACCACCAAGAAGAGGAGGAATTAGCTGCAGGTGTAGTGGATGATAATGGAGGAGTGATATACTATAACATAGTGTTGGTTACTTCTGAAGCATCACCATACTCAAAGACAGGAGATGTTTGTGGTTCCTTGCCCATTGCACTTGCAGCACGTGGACACCGTGTCATGGTTGTCTCACCTAGATATACTTTGCTTTCATCTGCTGATGATGATTCTAATAAGTTTGcagccaccaccacccatcTTGATTGCCCAACTAAGGTTTACTGCTCTGGCGGGGTCCACGAGATTGATTTCTTTCATGAGTACAGGGAAGGTGTTGATTGGGTATGAAATCATCAATCAAATCCATCCCATCTACCTAGCTAGcttattatatatgttgttactcaatatatattactatatatgtGTGTGCTCTTTTGAATTTAGGTGTTTGTGGACCACCCTTGCTATCATCGCCCTGGAAATCCATACGGTGATCATAGTGGTGCATTTGGCGATAACCAGGTACGTACATATATAAGCTagccttaattaattaatcaacaCACGTAGGCACGTACAATGACAgctttaattaattgatttctCCTCGATCCCCTAGCTagcttttgtttaattattattggtatgattgattgattgattaagcAGTTTCGGTTCACCTTACTATGTCACGCCGCTTGTGAAGCTCCTTTAGTGCTCCCTTTGGGAGGGTTTACATATGGAGATAAATGCTTGTTCCTTGCTAACGATTGGCAAGCAGGCCTTGTGCCAGTGTACGCCTCCTCTCCTCATCATCatgctttctttctttttgcttttttattATCTACATACATTATTATTGTACTTAATTTGCATTTTCCTTTAATTCCTCAAggaaacatacatacatatatacgttcCTTCTTCTTAGGCGGTGTTCTGAGATCATGTATAAGAATTGGAGTAGATTATGCATCTGTTATAATTACCAGCTAGTATTGCAAGAGATGTAATTGTGTACGTTTTGCTAGCTGCTGGTTTAAGATGCAACTTAATTTCGATGGTTTTGTTTCTGATGAGTAATTAATAATtactcatataaaaaaataataataacaaccaAAAAGGACATCATACATCATGATACAGTATCCAAATACTAGTATTTCAATCTAAAAAAATCAGATAATTATTACCCCACTTCCAAAACACAAATCCAACACCCCCTAATTGAGAAGTTTGCATATTATTCCAGCATTGCTCACTAGCATCCTTTTTATTAGTTCCCTCCATTTTGATGAAGGCCTTCTTCGTAATTTCTAAGTTCAAAAGGACCTGGCTTTATTAATATATCCTGTGAACCTGACAATTTGCTCATTAAGTTCAATTTGATTCATTGTACTCTATTAGACTTTTGGCAGCAAAGTATCGTCCACATGGAGTCTATAAGGATGCTCGGAGTATTGTTGTGATTCATAATATTACCCACCAAGTAAGAAAAACTCGtacaaaacaagaaaaactcgtatatatctataattctatatataatagactagtttctttcttcttcttaattATTATGTACATACAAAAGGGAGTTGAGCCTGCAACAACTTACTGTAATTTGGGATTACCTATGGATTGGTATGGAGCTTTGGAATGGATATTTCCTACTTGGGCCAGGACACATGCTCTTGACACTGGTCAGGCAGTTAATATTTTAAAAGGCGCACTTGTAACTGCTGATCGTATATTGACTGTTAGCCAGGTAACCTCCTTGATCCTGATCTTCACTTGGTTTAAAGTCGTGTACGTGGTTATCTTCATTCTACTTGGTACTTAATTAAGCATGATcatgatttatgtttttatttttactttgcTTGTGAATTTGTTTCCATGATGTTTTATACATGCAGGGTTATTCATGGGAAATAACAACCCCAGAAGGTGGATATGGTCTAAATGAGCTACTGACTAGCCGAAAGTTTGTAGTGAATGGTATCTACTCGTACTATTTTTGTCAGTCTGGTATTATCGCTCATTGACTTTTAAATGATAATCACCATATATGCATGATTATGCAGGGATTACAAATGGCATCGATGTTACCGAATGGGATCCGTCATCTGATAAGCACATCGCTTCTCATTACACTCTCAATGACCCTTCAGGAAAGGTGATAGATATATCATTGCAACTTGCTCCATCCATAAATAAATATTGCTCACTTAGAATGTAAAACTCTACTTGTGAATTGCAGATGGAGTGCAAGATTGCTCTGCAAAAGGAATTAGGTCTTCCAATTCGACCAGAATGCCCACTGGTAGATAtctccatccatccatccatggCTTGCTATCTGTGAAACTACAACAACTTACCTGGCTTGTATGTTGCTATAATAACTACTGAGTGAAATCTCTTTTACTTGATAGGTAGGATTTATTGGGAGATTGGACTACCAAAAAGGTATCGATATCATACTCTCTGCCACTCCAGCTCTGCTGCAAGATGATGTTCAATTTGTAAGCAGCTAAAAGCAACTTCTTTCAGAGTTCCAGTGATGGACGGACGGATAGagattgagatttttttttttcaggtgATGCTTGGATCTGGGGAAAAACAGTATGAAGAGTGGATGAGAGCGACGGAAGCTgcttttaaagataaatttcgAGGATGGGTCGGATTTGATGTTCCCATTTCTCACCAAATAACCGCTGGGTAAATCATGCTTTAattaatgtataatatataacccCACAAAGGTCATCATTCATTCTATGATAAAAACTTATCCGCTAACAACTTTGCAATTCGCAGCTGTGATATCCTATTAATGCCTTCAAGATATGAACCATGCGGACTAAACCAACTATATGCAATGAGATATGGAACTGTACCAGTTGTCCATGGAACTGGAGGACTTAGAGTGAGTGACATGTATGCACACATTCAGTTTTTTTATAGAGTTATTTGGAAAGTTAGTAAACCCCTGCCCTTTTTTTATGTTTCAGGACACAGTGAAGACTTTCAATCCATTTGCTGAAGAAGGCAAAGGCGAAGGTACCGGGTACGTCTTTCTGCCATCATATTTCTTTGTTGGAAACACTTTTGCAGAATTTCTGGAAAAAATGTGTTAATGATTGTATTGCTCTGCAATCTTTTACAGATGGGTGTTCTCACCTTTAACAAGGGAATGCATGCTGGATGTAAGTTGAATCCGAACTCCATAACAATAATTATGCCATACTGAGTATCCAAGTTGTAATTCTACAAAAGGTATTACTTAAAACACTGAATGTTACTAAGAATGAGAGTGTTTCAGGCGCTGCGGGTAGCAATAAGGACATACATGGATCACAAGATCTCTTGGCATGGGTTGATGAGAAGAGGAATGGAGAGAGATTGTTCATGGGATAGCGCGGCAGTCCAGTATGAACAAGTATTCCAGTGGGCGTTTATGGACCCCCCTTATGCAAACAGCTGATTCTTCTTTCTACCTGAAGCAAGGTAATACTGTACTGTACTACTTTATAGACAAGAAAATCCCTTATGTTGATCAACCATGGTTGTTGGGTGTCTCTGACTCTCATCTCGGTATTTTCCTTTCAGGTCGGCTACATGCTTCTTACAATGTCAAAGTCCCACATTATGTATGGTACATGGAACTCGTTGGATACAGAAGTAGAAATTGATTTCAGTTATTTTATGCACCCATTATCAGGCCtaatgatatttatttattcttagACCATCAAATTAATCTTTGGAAGTTTGGATACATTTAGTCAGTTATATTAATTGCGGTCTACAATCTCTGTATTATGAATACAAGATACTTGCTCCTACTCACCCTACTTGAACTTTGAAGATCAAAGATTAAACCATTATTCAATCTTCTGCAAATGCAAATAAACCAGGTGAATCAGGTTTGGCATGATTTCACAACCAAAATTTTTCTTACAAACATTGACCATAAACACAACATCGAAATACTTCAATAATCCTTCTAAATTTACAGTTAAACCAGATTCCTGATTGTTGAATCTGCTTAGGCAAGACCTTTGCAGTTTGCACAACTAAATGACTGTTTTCCTTTCAAATATAGGCATATAGCCATAAACACAACTTTGTAATGCACAATCTTTTATAGTGTTTATTGTTTTACCATTTAACATAAAAGTAACCAGAACAGTAGACATATCTATCCTTAAATGGCGTCAAATGACATAATTTAAACAGCATCATGTCATGAGATACCAACAAATCTTCCGCCATTCAGTTTTGGCAAGACACATATCAGTTGACAGAGACACCTAGCCACAAGGTGTGAGCTTTGAATTTCCAGCACCTCGAGGGTTTTCATCTTTCCAATCATCGAAGGCCCTTGCCTTGTCTTGTGCAGCCTCAtcgtcttcatcttcatcatcatcactgcCACCTGCTCTTGGCTTCCACTTGTCATTGTGCCATGACGTATTGGCTTCTTCTATCATCTTGGCAGTTTGCTCTTGCCATGAATTCATCATctccatttcttttaacccGGCTTCTTCTATGCTCATCGTTGGCATTCtaataaacaaatcaatatGTAAAGACTAAAGAATAGATGTATTCTCAAACCAAGTTCGCAAGCAATTTCCCGTTCAATTGAATAACAAAGTGCCTCAGTCGAATGTTAATAAGGTTGATACTGCATATTGGTTTACAAGTTGTGGTGAGAAGAAGTTGTTTCTTAGTGGGTCAAGTTTGGAAAGATATTAGAGCTAATGagaacaaaggaaactggagTAAGCTTGTGTGGTTTTCAAATTGCGTTTCTAAGCATGCTTTTGTTCTATGGACGGCAGTTAATGACGCAAGATAAACTGGTGAATTATATGTACCTCATATTTTAGTGCAAATTGCCAAGTGTTTGGGAAATGGTAATAAGAAAACACAGATTCAATGTTAGAAGTTAAGAATGGTGTGATTTAGTACAAGAGTATAAACAAACACTGAATGTTAGTATTGGAAGCATTGAAAAAAGATTATATTTGACTGCAACTGTGTAATTTATATGGAATGAAAGAAATTGCAGGATGTTGCAACTTGCAAGGACTAATAATAAGTGATGAGCAGCTGTTGAAGAATATTGTAGAGAATGTGAGAATTAAATTGATGACTATTAAGGTAAAGAATTCCCCAGCTGTGGTGCAAACAGCTGCCAAATGGAATGACAAATATTAGAAAGTGGAAATAAGGATGAAGGGTTATAACAATCTGTGCATTGGAAATGGTATGGAGTATGCTGAATGTGGTGGAATTCATTAGCATTGTGATACATAGGGTGAGTCATGAAAGATGGGACTACCCTTATTTGTAAAATACTATTACTGATTGTAATTGTGCAAGTATCAGTACCTAGCCTCCTTGTATTAGAACCGAGtatgttttaagttttatttattcacTACTGTTTTAAGGGGTGGTTGGAAATGTCACCCTCCCTTTGAAATATACTTAATGTTTTGTAAATATTGTTTGCAATTATATAATTCACCTTTTCATCACAAAAAAGAATTGGATTAGGTTGGTTAAAAAGATGAAGTGACCGAACAACATTATAATTGGTAATGAGCGAAAACATATATGATACCTGTGACTAGGTTGGAAAACCTGTGCAGCAATCCTTTCCCTTTCACTTGTTATATTTCCACCTACAAGACGGGCTGGTCCAAACATGAGTGGTTGGTGTTTGTGATCATGTGACTGTGAAACTTTCGCCCTCCCTTCCAAAACATCTTGCGCAAAAGTGGCACATGTAATAGGTGCTGCGGGTTTCATGTATCGAGCTCGAGCAGCAGCATTGCGGTGCCAGTCTTCTACAGTTTTAGCACGTTCTTCAAGGATGGCCTGTGAAATTTCGGTATTGCCTTCCTGCAGAAAATATAGGCTCACAATGACAAAACAACACAAAATACCTTtcctattttatatttttattacgaatacaaaaaaaagggtaatggagggaaccctagccccggtaccacaattggatattGGCCATTTCTAAAGATGAAACGTCCTATTCCGCTTTTGGTAGTAAGAGATGGCAATAGTCAAATGATCCGCACCCCATCTGATCCATTTGATAAATATAGAGTAATATTTGTCCTACTATGAATCAGAACCAAAATATGAATATCAAAATTATGAAAACCTAAGTGTCAAGTTTATATTAAGTGTTGTATTGTATTGATATTAGTCCAAAAAAACTATGTTTCAGGTTCAATCTAACATTGATATTTTGCtcataaaaaggttttattgatGCCCATTACAAGCTTCACCCGGTGGACTTGGACATGGATGAAGGCTTTAAATATAAATGGATATGGATATGGATATGTCTTCACCTGATCCATATCTAATCCATTGCCATCCCTTTATTTGGTACTGTTAATCTTGCTTGATACAAATGCAAACATATGATGGTGTGCTATGCTTAGTTTCCATAATAGTTTTTATACCTGCTCTTGCTTTTCCTTTATGGCAGAAAGCATTTCCTCCTCTTTTTTTAGCATTTCCATTAGATCGAGAGCctacaatatatattcaatacaAAATGTTTATTCCAAgatgcaaaagaaaaaaaagaaaatatattggGCTGAAATATAAGGACATCAACCTTGCAAATAGCCAATGAGATTGTAGTAAGCCACGCCTACAAAATTACAGAAAGAGACAAATTAATCGAAAGCCAGGCAAGAAAACCACAATCAGACAtcttaaaaaaagtaaatagacTGGGGAGATAATGTAGCACTGAAGTACTTTCATTCTATTCTTTCTATACCACATTCCAATCTCAAGCAGAGtacaaaaaatatcataataacAAAACTTACAGACCCCATTAGTGTTTGAATCAAGTGTTATCCACCATGTTACAAGCAGAAATCCATTAAAACAACTAACTCAAGTAGTAATATACAGAAAAAACTGAAGTAATCACTGGCTTTCATCAGAACCTTGGCTAGAAAATGGCATTACAAGACGCCTTTACATGAATAATAACAAAGCAGAAAGAGAAAACATTTGATATGAAACTAGATTACAATTCATTTACATACTTAGGCCGTGTAGATGACCTGCAATAGACAGTGCGCCATGATGCAATCCAGCATGGGGCTCACAATTATAAATAATTACAGATTACAGAAATGCAAGATAAAACGAATCTTGAATACAAGTCAGTATTGGAATTtcaaaaaactattatttagGATAGCATGAGTTCATAAACAAAAGCAACCCAATGCTATGTGTAGAGAAAAACCGAAACAATGTTACAATCTATAAATTATGTTCAAGGGTTCTTAATTTGTGTAAACTAAGTAgtcaatttcggtggtataccagtgGTATTTCGGTTTTCGGTCCTCTTTTAGAATTTCAGTCCAAATTTCCGTCCATATATCGGTCTCGAGATTTCCGGTGAAATTTACCGAAATCCCACTTCCAAATTTCGGTGGCATACTGGTTTTCCaagttttttcaaaacaaattgtCCAAACTTAAGCACAACATAATAAACACTAGTTTTTGCAAGTATCAAAACTAATCTATCAAATATCTACACTTTAAGCTTGACCTTTGTATTTCGattaagtattaattattattatatatattgcataataataaaattccgGAAATTTCCAATATTTCAAATTTCGATCTTAAACTACATAGAATGCAAATACAACAGAATATCATGTATGCCACTTCAGTAACTCTTATGCATCAGATATACACGTTTTTGGCCTAGAATGCACAGAGAAAGGCAGAACCGTGATTTCAACTACTTAGATGAGATCAAAGACAGTCAAACATGAAGCACAAATCAAGACAGGTATGCATTAATGGTAATGAACAGGTTTATCAATTCGTTTAGACATTGTAGCAACACTTACAATTGGCTTCCAAGGATAGCCAGACATAATTACAATATATTGCATCGTATCTATAGGTAAAATTCTTATGATATTACCAAAAGCGCAAACTGATCATGCAATAGCAAACTGTTCATGCAATCATTTTGCACCGAATTTGGTACACACTATTCATCACACCGAAATTAATACAGATCAATTATTTATAAGGTATACaacataaaaactaaaaattaaatattaaaactaCATGATTAAAACATGCTCATTGAGATCTTCAAATTTTGTATGAACATGACTTTTgcttataaagtttttatttatcgATAATTCAcaaactttatcaaatttgaagCAGCTGACATATGATGAACTCTTGAGATAGTTTGAGTTTATATAATTCAcgataaaatttaattaaaacataattatGTGTAACTCAAGGTTCTGGTGTAGATAAACTTATAAAGTTCAGATAGTTATTTGGTGCCAACTTTTGGTGGGGATGATTTGTTTCTTCCTAAAAGGATACTCTTTTTGCATTAAAATGGTGCAATTTTTTGCTACATACATTGGAGATGCTCTAAGGATGCAACATACATAATAATGCACTAAAACTCACCTCCCTTTCTTCTTCCCCGTCATCATCTAACACGTCATCATCTCCAGTATCGACGGGAGAGGATAGGGCAGAAGCTTTAGTTGAGCGGCCACGTCGTTCCTTGCGCTCCCTTAATTCTAAGAGCTTTGACTCTGCAGCACGTTGGCGCTTGAAGCGGGCAATCTAGATCGGGCCAGCCGAAGTTAGCACCTTAATATTGTTGAAACATAACATATGATTGCACAAGAGACATGGAGAAGACTTTGTAAGGCAGGTGA harbors:
- the LOC122604991 gene encoding soluble starch synthase 1, chloroplastic/amyloplastic; this translates as MKSSSNYYCMQQQVSAYDPIIRSFTTSKPNPQNNNLFLVGFGRTTTTTTARRQKLRHNDNNNSRKMMNKQLVVISRGVNNNSQGGYTSSSTPPPPDEEEEEECSMLLMGGVPYKQIIADHDHHQEEEELAAGVVDDNGGVIYYNIVLVTSEASPYSKTGDVCGSLPIALAARGHRVMVVSPRYTLLSSADDDSNKFAATTTHLDCPTKVYCSGGVHEIDFFHEYREGVDWVFVDHPCYHRPGNPYGDHSGAFGDNQFRFTLLCHAACEAPLVLPLGGFTYGDKCLFLANDWQAGLVPVLLAAKYRPHGVYKDARSIVVIHNITHQGVEPATTYCNLGLPMDWYGALEWIFPTWARTHALDTGQAVNILKGALVTADRILTVSQGYSWEITTPEGGYGLNELLTSRKFVVNGITNGIDVTEWDPSSDKHIASHYTLNDPSGKMECKIALQKELGLPIRPECPLVGFIGRLDYQKGIDIILSATPALLQDDVQFVMLGSGEKQYEEWMRATEAAFKDKFRGWVGFDVPISHQITAGCDILLMPSRYEPCGLNQLYAMRYGTVPVVHGTGGLRDTVKTFNPFAEEGKGEGTGWVFSPLTRECMLDALRVAIRTYMDHKISWHGLMRRGMERDCSWDSAAVQYEQVFQWAFMDPPYANS
- the LOC122605436 gene encoding PP2A regulatory subunit TAP46, with product MEDMSLPVLFEQARNIHLLATDSSLHAKEEVEMRRKGCEALLKCEEMISKLGLFSSNETKHDITTANLKYLLVPFYLAELTEKAAHDNRMEILKVSQAKLKEFLSFCDAMELVPEDELEPSAQGHNAAVDRRAKKIARFKRQRAAESKLLELRERKERRGRSTKASALSSPVDTGDDDVLDDDGEEEREAWLTTISLAICKALDLMEMLKKEEEMLSAIKEKQEQEGNTEISQAILEERAKTVEDWHRNAAARARYMKPAAPITCATFAQDVLEGRAKVSQSHDHKHQPLMFGPARLVGGNITSERERIAAQVFQPSHRMPTMSIEEAGLKEMEMMNSWQEQTAKMIEEANTSWHNDKWKPRAGGSDDDEDEDDEAAQDKARAFDDWKDENPRGAGNSKLTPCG